One stretch of Euphorbia lathyris chromosome 7, ddEupLath1.1, whole genome shotgun sequence DNA includes these proteins:
- the LOC136234934 gene encoding tetraspanin-6-like — protein MYRFSNTLIGFLNLFTLLAWIPIIGGGLWMARSSTTCESFLQTPLLVVGFVVLIISLAGFIGACFHAAWTLWVYLVVRLFLIGTLMGLTIFGFVVTGEGAGGVVVQGRNYKEYRLQVYSPWLRQRLQNPEYWRTIRSCILGSKTCDKLSTWNPLDYMDKYMSSIQVLLLLLFLSSYTISVSEDCNFKVQYRFYANL, from the coding sequence ATGTACAGATTCAGCAACACATTGATAGGTTTCTTAAACCTGTTCACTTTGTTAGCATGGATACCGATAATCGGGGGCGGGCTATGGATGGCAAGGAGCAGCACAACTTGTGAAAGTTTCCTCCAGACACCACTTCTAGTAGTTGGATTTGTAGTGTTAATAATATCACTAGCAGGTTTCATAGGAGCATGTTTTCATGCAGCATGGACACTTTGGGTATACTTAGTAGTTAGGTTATTTCTTATTGGAACATTGATGGGGTTAACTATATTTGGATTTGTAGTAACAGGAGAAGGTGCAGGTGGAGTTGTAGTTCAAGGTAGGAATTATAAAGAGTATAGGCTTCAAGTCTATTCACCTTGGTTGAGACAAAGACTTCAAAATCCAGAGTATTGGAGGACTATTAGAAGTTGTATTTTGGGTTCTAAAACTTGTGATAAACTTTCTACTTGGAATCCTCTTGATTATATGGATAAATATATGTCTTCTATTCAGGTACTACTACTACTACTCTTTCTTTCATCTTATACTATTTCAGTTTCAGAGGATTGTAATTTCAAGGTTCAATATAGGTTTTATGCTAATCTTTAA